GGGCAAACCTGTCACCTACGCCCTGCAGGAGGTGGACAGGAGCGTGGTGACCTTCGAAACCGCCGCACAGGAGGCCACGCGAATGGATGGTGAGCTACTTCCCATAGACGCAGACCCAAGGGGAGAGGGGCGCTACTGCCTGGTCAAACGATTCCCAGTTGGCGTTGTGGCGGGCATTTCGCCATTCAATTTCCCGCTGAACCTGGTGGCCCACAAGGTGGCCCCCGCAATCGCATCACGCAACACGATCGTTCTAAAGCCCTCGTCCAAAACGCCTGTCACCGCGTTGATGCTGGGCGAAATCCTTATGGAGGCCGGTCTGCCCGCCGGACAGTACAACGTGGTACCCTGCTCCCGTGAACTGGGCGAAAAGCTGGCCACCGACAACCGGGTGTCCAAGGTGACTTTCACTGGTAGCCCCCCCGTGGGATGGAGGCTTAAGGAGATCTGCGGCCGCAAGAAGATCACCCTTGAGCTTGGAGGCAACGCCGCCGCCGTTATATGCGCCGACGCGGACCTTAAATGGGCCATACCAAGGATTGTGGCCGGGGCTTTCGGTTACGCCGGGCAGACCTGCATCAGCGTCCAGCGGATTCTCATAGAAGGCTCGATATACGAAAAGGCCCTGCGCGCTCTGGTAAAAGAGACAAAGGAAAAAGCCAAAACCGGAGACCCGCTAAAACCTGAAGTCATGACTGGGCCCATGATAGACGAAACGGCCATGGCTAAAACCGTAGCGCTGGTGAGGCAGGCCGTTAAAGGCGGAGCGAAGGTTTTGACCGGTGGCAAAAAACAGGGCGCCTGCTACATGCCCACATTGCTTGCGGATGTCAGGGATGACATGGGCGTGGTATGCCAGGAAGCTTTCGCTCCGCTGGCGGTGATCCAGAAATTCACCACCTTCAGCCAAGCCGTGAACATGGTGAACAATTCCCCCTATGGTTTGCAGGCGGGCATTTTCACCAGCGACATGGGCAAAGCCTTCACCGCTTTCGAAAAATTAGAGGTGGGCGGCGTGATAGTGAACGATTTCCCGAACTTCAGGGTGGACAACATGCCTTACGGCGGCGTTAAACTTTCCGGTTTTGGCCGGGAAGGGGTGAAATACGCCATCGAGGAGATGACGGAACGGAAGGTTCTGGTAATCAAACCCTGAACAGCGCCGGTGTCCGGGTTTACCGCGCCTTTAAGGCAAATCCAAAAGTTCCCGGGCCAGCGGCGGCAGATAGGCGCCTGTCACGTCCAGCGTCTTCAACTCCCGTGCAATTATTTTCCAGCGGGCTCCGGCCGGGAGGCGGCGGTCTATGATTATGGCTTTCCCACCTTTTATGACGCAAGAACCGGAAGATATGTTCACATCCTCATCCTTGAGCGTCTCGTAACGCACTTCCACTCCAAGCCTGCGGGCGGCTTCCTCCAGGCTCCTTACGGCCGCGTCATCGTTGACGGCGGTTTTTTGGGGAAGGAGGCCGTCAAAAAAACTTTTCTGGCCTTGGTCCTCGCCGCGCTCCATTTTTCCTCCGGGAAGCCTTTGGCGCTCACCTCACCGCCGGGTTCAGGCTTATTACTTTCCTTTGCATGCCGCTCACCTGCTCCTGGGTAAACGAGGCGGCGGCCCAGAACATCAGGTTATCTCCCCCGGCCTGCTGGCACTCTTCGGCGGTAACCTGCCCATCATGGTCGGAATCATATTGCGA
This DNA window, taken from Nitrospinota bacterium, encodes the following:
- a CDS encoding aldehyde dehydrogenase family protein; the protein is MDNKKILIGGQWTSTARTIDVINPYNRRLVARVCAAGEREVDAAIRAAKKAFETARYMPGHKTADILRKTAAGILKNRDRLARAIVAEAGKPVTYALQEVDRSVVTFETAAQEATRMDGELLPIDADPRGEGRYCLVKRFPVGVVAGISPFNFPLNLVAHKVAPAIASRNTIVLKPSSKTPVTALMLGEILMEAGLPAGQYNVVPCSRELGEKLATDNRVSKVTFTGSPPVGWRLKEICGRKKITLELGGNAAAVICADADLKWAIPRIVAGAFGYAGQTCISVQRILIEGSIYEKALRALVKETKEKAKTGDPLKPEVMTGPMIDETAMAKTVALVRQAVKGGAKVLTGGKKQGACYMPTLLADVRDDMGVVCQEAFAPLAVIQKFTTFSQAVNMVNNSPYGLQAGIFTSDMGKAFTAFEKLEVGGVIVNDFPNFRVDNMPYGGVKLSGFGREGVKYAIEEMTERKVLVIKP